In Legionella sp. PATHC035, a genomic segment contains:
- the hflX gene encoding ribosome rescue GTPase HflX, whose translation MFERPQGGERAVLVQLALPGIDADKALQEFEELALSANADILDCVLGTRATPDAKYYIGKGKAEEIAQLVKALDAELVLVNHELSPSQERNLERLFECRVVDRSGLILDIFAQRARTFEGKLQVELAQLQHLSTRLIRGWTHLERQKGGIGLRGPGETQLETDRRLLRERIKYINKRLEKVRSNRDQNRQARRKASLLTVSLVGYTNAGKSTLFNALTGESIYVADQLFATLDPTMRQLNLPGSSSVILTDTVGFIRDLPHQLVEAFRATLEETQQADLLLHVIDISDPHWRDNVFSVQQVLDELGVHDIPIILVFNKIDLKEGYLPKVDYQEGKCKVWISAASNLGLDLLKEAISTQLHGAVLIENVVLKATQAKLRAQLYELGSVLNESHNEDGDWLLKIRITQEQKQRLFVENTSSRTE comes from the coding sequence GTGTTTGAACGTCCTCAAGGTGGTGAGCGGGCAGTATTGGTGCAATTAGCCCTACCGGGAATTGATGCGGATAAAGCATTGCAGGAATTTGAAGAGTTAGCTCTTTCAGCAAATGCGGACATTTTGGATTGCGTTTTAGGCACGCGGGCAACTCCAGATGCCAAGTATTATATAGGTAAAGGGAAAGCAGAGGAGATTGCGCAGCTGGTTAAAGCGCTGGATGCAGAATTGGTGCTGGTCAATCATGAATTATCCCCTTCACAAGAGCGAAATCTGGAGCGTTTATTTGAATGCCGGGTGGTGGATCGCAGCGGTTTGATTCTTGATATCTTTGCTCAGCGTGCACGAACTTTTGAAGGAAAATTGCAAGTCGAGTTGGCTCAATTACAGCATTTATCAACGCGTTTAATCCGTGGTTGGACTCATTTGGAACGCCAAAAAGGGGGTATCGGCTTACGAGGGCCTGGTGAAACTCAATTGGAAACCGACCGTCGATTATTGCGTGAACGCATCAAATACATTAACAAGCGTTTGGAAAAAGTCCGCAGCAACCGGGATCAAAACCGTCAGGCCAGACGCAAAGCTTCTTTGCTTACTGTATCTTTAGTCGGTTATACCAATGCCGGTAAATCCACTTTATTTAATGCCTTAACCGGTGAAAGCATTTATGTGGCGGATCAGTTGTTTGCGACATTAGATCCTACGATGCGTCAACTCAACTTACCGGGATCTTCCTCCGTGATTTTAACCGATACCGTCGGATTTATTCGTGATTTACCGCATCAACTAGTAGAGGCCTTTCGTGCAACCTTAGAAGAGACTCAACAAGCGGATTTATTGCTGCACGTGATCGATATTTCTGATCCTCATTGGCGAGATAACGTTTTTTCGGTGCAACAGGTTTTGGATGAGTTAGGGGTGCATGATATTCCCATCATTCTGGTATTTAATAAAATTGATTTAAAAGAAGGGTATCTGCCGAAGGTAGATTATCAGGAAGGGAAATGTAAAGTATGGATCTCCGCGGCATCCAATTTGGGACTCGATTTACTCAAAGAAGCAATTAGCACCCAATTGCATGGGGCCGTTCTTATTGAAAACGTAGTGCTTAAAGCAACTCAGGCAAAACTACGGGCGCAACTTTATGAATTAGGTTCGGTTTTAAACGAATCGCATAATGAAGACGGTGATTGGCTGTTGAAAATTCGCATTACTCAGGAACAAAAACAACGTTTGTTTGTGGAGAATACCTCATCCCGGACTGAGTGA
- a CDS encoding TlpA disulfide reductase family protein, protein MNSKIKNLFVAFILMSVASLSQADVLLKDTLGNTIPFSSLKGKWVLINYWAGWCKTCIDEIPELNRFYQKHEKDPIVLFAVNYDGLPIHKQKKLIQKFNIRYPSLASDPALALGLGDIIGVPVTFVINPKGELVDTLYGGQDIKTLDSAIKEA, encoded by the coding sequence ATGAACTCAAAAATAAAGAACTTATTTGTCGCATTTATCTTAATGAGCGTCGCATCCCTGAGTCAGGCAGATGTTCTTCTTAAAGATACCCTAGGCAACACCATTCCTTTTTCTTCTCTAAAAGGGAAGTGGGTACTTATTAATTATTGGGCGGGTTGGTGTAAAACCTGCATTGATGAAATTCCTGAATTAAACCGCTTTTATCAAAAACATGAAAAAGACCCCATTGTATTATTCGCCGTGAATTATGATGGCCTACCCATACATAAACAAAAAAAGCTGATTCAAAAATTCAATATTCGGTATCCCTCACTCGCATCCGATCCAGCACTGGCTTTAGGCTTAGGCGACATTATTGGCGTGCCAGTGACCTTCGTGATTAACCCCAAGGGAGAGCTTGTGGATACGCTCTATGGCGGCCAAGATATAAAAACCTTGGATTCAGCAATAAAAGAAGCATAA
- a CDS encoding thymidine kinase, whose protein sequence is MAKLYFYFAAMNAGKSTVLLQSSYNYRERGMNTLLFTPSIDNRYQHGAVHSRIGLSEHAFIFNRDDNLYQHVLAQANDCACVLVDEAQFLTRTQVYQLTEITDQLGIPVLTYGLRTDFRGELFEGSQYLLAWADELVELKTICHCGRKATMNLRLNADGEVITEGDQVIIGGNDMYSSTCRIHFKQGEPGITRAIKEASMECV, encoded by the coding sequence ATGGCAAAACTCTATTTTTATTTTGCAGCAATGAATGCAGGGAAAAGCACGGTTCTCTTGCAATCAAGTTACAACTACCGTGAACGTGGCATGAATACCCTATTATTTACGCCATCCATAGATAATCGATATCAACATGGTGCCGTTCATTCTCGTATTGGTTTATCGGAACACGCCTTTATTTTTAATCGAGATGACAATTTATACCAACATGTCCTCGCCCAAGCAAACGACTGTGCTTGCGTTTTGGTTGATGAGGCCCAGTTTTTAACCCGTACCCAAGTTTATCAATTAACGGAAATTACTGATCAACTCGGGATCCCCGTTCTTACCTATGGATTGCGTACGGATTTTCGCGGGGAGCTATTTGAGGGAAGCCAATATCTTTTGGCGTGGGCGGATGAGCTTGTTGAGCTCAAAACCATCTGCCATTGCGGACGTAAAGCAACGATGAATTTACGCTTAAATGCCGATGGTGAGGTAATCACTGAAGGTGATCAAGTCATTATCGGTGGTAATGATATGTATTCATCAACGTGTAGAATCCATTTTAAGCAGGGAGAACCAGGAATTACGCGAGCGATAAAAGAGGCATCGATGGAGTGCGTTTGA
- a CDS encoding pirin family protein has translation MSEIKVERLIKGILVREGAGVKLHRYIGIERSNDFEPLLLLDYFNSTDPLDYMAGFPSHPHRGFETITYLLDGKITHEDNKGHKGVISAGDVQWMTAGRGIIHSEMPSANGRLHGFQLWLNLPASEKMRLPRYQEMRSEQLPVETHDSGGQIKVIAGETDQGTISPITGIATRPLLFDIILPPGASVEQHIPNDYQAILLVISGTIRIGEQLVQQDTLAKLGAGDTLLLKSDTASQCILIAAARIHEPITRHGPFVMNTQEEIIQAMDDFRSGRF, from the coding sequence ATGAGCGAAATTAAAGTCGAGCGATTAATTAAAGGTATCCTTGTGCGTGAAGGTGCTGGGGTGAAATTACATCGCTATATAGGCATCGAGAGAAGCAATGATTTTGAGCCTCTTCTCTTACTTGATTATTTCAATAGCACGGATCCTTTGGATTATATGGCGGGGTTTCCTTCTCATCCTCATCGTGGTTTTGAAACAATTACTTATTTGCTCGATGGTAAGATTACCCATGAAGATAATAAGGGACATAAAGGAGTTATCAGCGCGGGAGATGTGCAATGGATGACCGCTGGAAGAGGAATTATTCATTCTGAAATGCCTTCAGCGAATGGTCGATTACATGGTTTTCAATTGTGGTTAAATTTACCTGCATCTGAAAAAATGCGACTTCCTCGTTATCAAGAAATGCGAAGCGAGCAATTACCAGTGGAAACACATGATTCAGGTGGTCAGATCAAAGTCATTGCAGGCGAGACGGATCAAGGGACCATTTCTCCAATTACCGGGATTGCCACTCGACCTTTATTATTCGATATTATCTTGCCACCAGGGGCGAGCGTAGAGCAACATATCCCCAATGATTATCAAGCGATTCTTCTGGTTATTTCAGGAACCATTCGCATTGGCGAACAGTTAGTACAGCAGGATACCTTAGCAAAACTTGGTGCTGGGGATACTTTGCTTTTGAAAAGTGATACTGCAAGTCAATGTATTTTGATCGCTGCTGCGAGAATTCATGAGCCTATTACGCGTCATGGGCCTTTTGTAATGAATACCCAGGAAGAAATAATACAAGCGATGGATGACTTTCGCAGTGGTCGCTTTTAA
- a CDS encoding S28 family serine protease — MFAKQYAVLFLSLCTSFSAVHAGIVERYVQKRQEEKKPLVADKTIRVAYFKQLIDHNDPAVGTFSQRYYIDESYGLTDDSPVFFYICGEAACTKRALNGAIRNYAQKFHAKLVALEHRYYGESLPFNSLSTQSLRFLTTEAALDDLAYFQRHLKNERNWNGKWVAFGGSYPGSLSAYYRLKFPYLVVGALASSAPVMAKEDFVEYDAHVTQVAGSDCASQMREVVSEVEASLNDAAQWAHMKSLFDASAVADPVDFLYLIADTGAAAVQYGMRDAFCSSLATSPTPLQGYAEFAKKLYKDMHVSAVEMTAQGAMSENPGDYKDGLGMRQWYYQSCKEYGYWQNAHPNPARSTRSTLINLDYHHKVCQRLFGLTQPVNTTELNNSLYFPLMDILTSNIFFTNGENDPWSTLSLAEKNGNAINPKLTYQLIEGAAHCDDLHSPTSLDSDSLKSARKTMESLLTEWLK, encoded by the coding sequence ATGTTTGCTAAACAATATGCTGTGCTTTTTCTAAGTCTCTGTACTTCCTTTTCTGCAGTTCACGCAGGAATAGTAGAGCGCTATGTACAAAAAAGACAAGAAGAAAAAAAACCCCTGGTTGCCGACAAAACCATTCGAGTCGCATACTTTAAGCAGTTGATCGATCATAATGACCCTGCAGTGGGTACTTTTTCACAGCGCTACTACATCGATGAATCCTACGGCCTCACGGATGATTCCCCTGTATTCTTTTATATTTGCGGTGAAGCGGCATGTACCAAACGTGCATTAAATGGGGCAATCAGAAATTACGCACAAAAGTTTCATGCCAAACTGGTTGCCCTGGAACATCGATATTATGGCGAGAGTTTGCCTTTCAATTCACTATCCACTCAAAGCCTACGTTTCTTAACTACGGAAGCAGCGCTAGACGATTTGGCCTATTTTCAACGCCATCTAAAAAATGAAAGAAACTGGAATGGCAAATGGGTCGCGTTTGGGGGCTCTTACCCCGGCTCTTTATCCGCTTATTATCGTTTAAAATTTCCCTATCTGGTGGTAGGTGCTTTGGCCTCGTCAGCACCCGTGATGGCAAAAGAAGATTTCGTTGAATATGATGCCCACGTGACCCAGGTTGCAGGGTCAGATTGCGCCAGTCAAATGCGTGAGGTGGTCAGTGAAGTGGAAGCCAGCTTGAATGATGCAGCACAGTGGGCGCACATGAAATCACTATTTGATGCCTCAGCGGTTGCAGACCCAGTCGACTTTTTATACTTGATTGCTGATACCGGTGCTGCAGCAGTGCAATATGGAATGCGCGATGCATTTTGTTCCAGCTTGGCAACCAGCCCTACACCACTTCAAGGTTATGCAGAGTTCGCTAAAAAATTATATAAAGACATGCATGTCAGTGCGGTGGAAATGACCGCACAAGGCGCCATGAGTGAAAATCCAGGTGATTATAAAGACGGCTTAGGGATGCGCCAATGGTACTACCAATCGTGCAAGGAGTATGGATATTGGCAAAATGCCCACCCAAATCCAGCGCGTTCGACTCGTTCTACATTAATTAATCTGGATTATCATCATAAGGTATGTCAACGATTGTTCGGTTTAACCCAACCAGTGAATACGACAGAACTAAATAACAGTCTTTATTTTCCCTTAATGGATATTCTAACTTCTAATATTTTTTTCACGAATGGAGAAAATGATCCCTGGTCTACGCTGTCTTTGGCAGAAAAAAACGGCAATGCGATTAATCCTAAATTGACTTATCAATTGATTGAAGGAGCGGCTCATTGCGATGATTTGCATAGTCCCACTTCGCTTGATTCAGATTCTTTAAAAAGCGCTCGCAAAACAATGGAGTCGTTGTTAACTGAGTGGCTTAAGTGA
- a CDS encoding fibronectin type III domain-containing protein, which yields MMTIGNKLSVLCFLIVATPVFASLSPPQPETNTASLSIQVNGSNKNAVNNCSPSLQNCTIQITQKDSGCLSQPGSITITNKSRINAMNIAASSTDSNFNTYVVQNNGCPTTLPPGGNCTISFFTNAPVAFTVPNVIVKGTNTSTTLFNIQAFQCAPTLGVNPASFTTTIGGSQLVTVTNFGNTTARNVTASPTSPLSVQTTTCGSSLPPGASCQITFNATGATTQSIPIQGSNTNTISLPATVLGAVAGAPIHLTSVAGNGQATLTWGAPTNTGDSPITSYTITPFVGTTAQTPVTVASSVLTTTISGLTNGTTYTFTVVANNASGKGLAAYSDFVTPNSGLVVNPSTLALSGLGGGAPRTLTLTNTSNQTITLSGVIGPIPALPGSATVSIDNCSSVLNLSPGASCSMTIDPGAVATSTSSCTLGSSPSPSSIIFFPVAGSPATVNIVILGYGCIYQSGYLFSIDDTTPTTASIGGIVAALSDQVSPATGITWSPGGIDTPIWGIGDFSSPTSPSPNATSTYPAVLSLGQANCDGPDDGFCNTSNMVTFFSTGNTYSAGVCRGISDGGYLDWHLPAMCELGPFNPFGPSLCTSGSTNMLNQLFLQGIGGIADPGQYWSSTESSDVGIFAWNRLFQTGFPPSEQLQNGKNFAFGIRCARNLAN from the coding sequence ATGATGACCATTGGTAATAAGTTAAGTGTACTTTGTTTTTTAATTGTTGCCACCCCAGTGTTTGCCTCACTCAGCCCTCCTCAACCAGAGACGAACACCGCGTCATTGAGCATACAGGTCAATGGCAGTAATAAAAATGCTGTCAACAATTGTTCGCCCTCATTACAAAATTGTACGATTCAGATAACTCAAAAAGATTCAGGCTGTTTGTCTCAACCGGGGTCGATTACAATTACTAATAAGTCACGAATTAATGCGATGAATATTGCTGCCTCATCGACTGATTCCAATTTTAATACCTATGTGGTGCAAAATAATGGTTGCCCTACTACCTTGCCTCCAGGAGGAAATTGCACGATTTCTTTTTTTACGAATGCCCCAGTAGCCTTTACCGTGCCCAATGTGATTGTCAAAGGAACCAATACCAGCACCACACTTTTTAACATTCAGGCTTTTCAGTGCGCGCCTACATTAGGCGTCAATCCAGCGAGTTTTACCACGACTATCGGTGGTAGCCAGCTGGTGACGGTAACCAACTTTGGAAATACAACTGCACGTAATGTTACGGCATCTCCAACAAGTCCACTTAGCGTACAAACCACAACGTGCGGTTCCAGTTTGCCCCCTGGGGCCTCATGCCAGATAACGTTTAATGCAACAGGAGCAACGACACAAAGTATTCCTATCCAGGGGAGCAACACGAATACAATCAGTTTACCGGCTACGGTGCTTGGCGCAGTTGCCGGAGCACCAATTCATTTAACTTCAGTCGCTGGAAATGGACAAGCGACACTGACATGGGGGGCGCCTACAAATACAGGCGATTCCCCCATTACAAGCTATACCATTACCCCATTTGTTGGCACTACGGCACAAACGCCGGTAACAGTGGCCAGTTCTGTTTTAACGACTACGATATCGGGTCTTACTAATGGAACAACTTATACTTTCACGGTGGTCGCAAATAATGCCAGTGGCAAAGGCCTCGCTGCTTACAGTGATTTTGTTACTCCGAACTCAGGGCTGGTTGTTAATCCATCCACTCTGGCACTTTCCGGGCTGGGTGGAGGCGCTCCAAGGACATTAACTTTAACCAACACAAGTAATCAAACCATTACGCTGAGCGGTGTGATCGGACCAATTCCAGCATTACCTGGATCAGCAACTGTTTCTATAGACAATTGTTCCAGTGTTCTTAATTTATCTCCTGGAGCCTCGTGCTCAATGACTATTGATCCAGGAGCTGTTGCCACCTCCACCTCAAGTTGTACTTTAGGAAGTTCACCGTCACCGAGTTCAATCATATTTTTTCCGGTGGCAGGGTCTCCAGCAACTGTGAATATTGTGATCTTGGGTTATGGATGCATCTATCAAAGTGGTTATCTTTTTTCAATTGACGACACAACACCTACTACAGCCAGTATCGGTGGCATTGTAGCCGCATTAAGTGATCAGGTATCACCCGCGACTGGCATTACTTGGAGTCCCGGTGGGATAGATACGCCGATTTGGGGGATAGGAGACTTTTCCAGCCCCACTTCGCCCTCTCCTAATGCTACATCCACTTATCCTGCCGTTCTTAGTTTGGGACAGGCGAATTGCGATGGTCCAGATGATGGATTTTGCAACACCAGTAATATGGTTACCTTCTTTTCAACCGGTAATACCTACTCCGCCGGCGTATGCCGAGGCATTAGCGATGGGGGATATTTAGATTGGCATTTACCGGCAATGTGCGAATTAGGGCCATTTAATCCCTTTGGTCCTTCACTATGCACTTCAGGCAGCACGAATATGCTCAATCAATTGTTCCTACAGGGTATTGGTGGAATAGCTGACCCTGGTCAATACTGGAGTAGTACCGAATCATCTGATGTGGGCATTTTTGCCTGGAACAGACTATTTCAAACGGGCTTTCCACCCAGTGAGCAACTGCAAAATGGGAAGAATTTTGCGTTTGGTATTCGCTGTGCTCGTAATTTGGCAAATTAG
- a CDS encoding M4 family metallopeptidase, with protein MIKKLLGFTLVLVAYDAFAVTELDLYQAPLSSLSQFSLKKPSHVSARKAATPSAEKNTLQQVNQTQERAKTIMRYQQMYRGIPVVGAQIMITQEDGQVSGHLLNDIQLNIQPALTPNQAIDLAKKSWFSFNSPRPTYEEMSELQIRAEQQNELKLVYQVSFKTTQTDNKPAWPFFIVDAQSGEITKQWNNIKNYRDSGPGGNEKVHEYWYGRDGLPFLEVIQNGSQCIMDTAKVKLVNLGSAWDWDDLLSTPFQYSCNNNMEENVNGAFSPTNDAYYFGQTIVDMYQEWYGINALQNTNGTPMQLVMRVHFGQHYDNAFWDGQFMSFGDGEDFYPLVSLDVAGHEVTHGFTEQHSNLEYHDQSGALNESLSDMAGQAARAYLLEKFPQFYNKLYLEPNTVTWGIGETIVRDSFGKALRFMDFPSSDGSSADCLDKNLAQSHGAYCAISYPELVAYAKSRIPNPQERQNFIVHTASGIFNKAFYLLAKNIGIKKAYQMMIIANSKYWTPTTNFTKGACGVLYAAKDLSVDQPMVQSVFDQVGVSTASCVVH; from the coding sequence ATGATAAAAAAACTTCTAGGCTTTACTCTTGTTTTGGTCGCATATGATGCTTTTGCTGTAACGGAACTCGATTTATATCAGGCGCCATTAAGCAGCCTGTCTCAATTTTCACTTAAGAAGCCATCTCATGTGAGTGCACGCAAGGCAGCAACTCCAAGTGCAGAAAAAAATACCCTACAGCAAGTCAACCAGACTCAGGAGCGGGCAAAAACTATTATGCGATATCAGCAAATGTATCGCGGAATCCCTGTTGTCGGGGCACAAATTATGATTACTCAAGAAGATGGACAAGTAAGCGGACATTTACTCAACGACATCCAATTGAACATACAACCTGCGCTGACCCCAAATCAAGCCATTGATTTAGCTAAAAAATCTTGGTTCAGTTTTAATTCGCCAAGGCCTACTTATGAAGAGATGAGCGAGTTACAAATTAGAGCAGAGCAACAGAATGAATTGAAACTGGTTTATCAGGTTTCATTTAAAACAACGCAGACTGATAATAAACCGGCATGGCCATTTTTTATTGTTGATGCACAAAGCGGTGAGATCACCAAGCAATGGAATAACATCAAAAATTATAGGGATAGTGGTCCCGGTGGCAATGAAAAAGTTCATGAGTATTGGTATGGAAGAGATGGACTACCTTTTTTAGAGGTAATCCAAAATGGCAGCCAATGCATTATGGATACAGCCAAGGTAAAACTGGTTAATCTAGGTTCGGCTTGGGACTGGGACGATCTTTTGAGCACTCCTTTTCAATATTCCTGCAACAACAATATGGAAGAAAACGTAAATGGTGCCTTTTCGCCAACCAATGATGCCTATTACTTCGGCCAAACCATTGTCGATATGTATCAAGAATGGTATGGGATCAACGCACTGCAAAATACGAATGGGACCCCAATGCAGTTAGTGATGCGCGTTCATTTTGGCCAACATTATGATAATGCTTTTTGGGACGGTCAATTCATGTCTTTTGGCGATGGCGAGGACTTTTATCCTTTGGTTTCTTTGGATGTCGCCGGTCATGAGGTCACACATGGTTTTACTGAACAGCATTCAAATCTTGAATACCACGATCAGTCCGGTGCTCTTAATGAATCTTTGTCCGATATGGCCGGTCAAGCAGCACGTGCTTATCTCTTGGAAAAGTTTCCCCAGTTTTATAATAAACTCTATCTGGAGCCCAATACGGTGACGTGGGGGATTGGCGAGACGATCGTACGCGACTCGTTTGGTAAAGCCTTGCGCTTTATGGATTTCCCTTCTTCAGATGGCAGTTCTGCTGATTGTTTGGATAAAAATTTAGCTCAAAGTCATGGCGCCTATTGTGCCATTAGTTACCCTGAGTTGGTTGCTTACGCAAAATCACGTATTCCCAACCCTCAAGAGCGACAAAATTTTATAGTGCATACAGCGAGTGGGATATTTAATAAAGCATTCTACTTATTGGCGAAGAATATAGGGATCAAAAAGGCGTATCAGATGATGATTATTGCCAACAGCAAATATTGGACTCCAACGACCAACTTTACTAAGGGTGCTTGTGGCGTGCTTTATGCTGCAAAGGATTTGAGTGTGGATCAACCCATGGTTCAATCAGTTTTTGATCAAGTCGGAGTAAGTACCGCAAGTTGTGTGGTTCATTAA
- a CDS encoding sulfite exporter TauE/SafE family protein — protein MVILFITLSILVLSLICVAVMVYKLIRQPAEPLSLMQYLKLSVSGVIAFIADTLGVGSFAVNVALAKFLGTFRDDEMPAVNNGAQVIPGTIESLFFMGLINVDLTTLLTLVMGTCVGGLLGGFVVSHLSKQAIRLSMICCFALIILLLISHQFRLLPVGGELTELHSWKLIVGFLAMVVCGALTSVGVGLFVMVQGVLFLMNISPVVAFPIMTTAGAMQQPLTTLVFLKHNKIPLKKTMILSLSGCLGVLITIPIFMELTITWLHYLLLFILIYNFFAVGRTYLRSRPSKQYVQTPSPASLVAAE, from the coding sequence ATGGTCATCCTTTTTATTACTCTAAGCATTTTGGTATTAAGCCTGATTTGCGTAGCTGTGATGGTTTATAAGCTCATTCGTCAGCCCGCTGAGCCTTTATCTTTAATGCAATATTTGAAATTAAGTGTCAGCGGAGTGATTGCTTTTATTGCAGACACTTTGGGCGTTGGTAGTTTCGCTGTTAATGTTGCTTTGGCTAAGTTTTTGGGCACATTCCGTGATGATGAAATGCCGGCTGTCAATAATGGAGCACAAGTAATCCCGGGAACAATCGAATCCTTGTTTTTTATGGGGTTAATTAATGTGGATTTAACCACTCTCCTAACCTTAGTTATGGGGACCTGTGTTGGTGGCTTGCTGGGTGGATTTGTAGTCAGTCATTTAAGCAAACAAGCAATCCGTTTGTCGATGATATGCTGTTTTGCCTTAATCATTCTGCTTTTGATTTCACACCAATTCCGTTTATTGCCCGTTGGTGGTGAGCTCACGGAGTTGCATTCCTGGAAATTGATCGTAGGCTTTTTAGCAATGGTAGTCTGCGGCGCTTTAACTTCGGTAGGCGTTGGTTTGTTCGTTATGGTGCAAGGTGTCCTCTTTTTAATGAATATTTCACCTGTGGTAGCTTTTCCAATTATGACTACTGCTGGAGCCATGCAACAACCATTAACTACATTGGTATTCTTAAAACATAATAAAATTCCTCTTAAGAAAACCATGATCCTCAGTCTTTCTGGTTGTTTGGGTGTCCTAATTACGATCCCCATTTTTATGGAGTTAACCATAACCTGGTTGCATTACCTTTTACTATTCATCCTGATTTATAATTTCTTTGCTGTGGGACGTACCTATTTACGTTCCAGACCCAGCAAACAGTACGTACAAACTCCAAGTCCTGCTTCCCTTGTTGCAGCAGAATAA
- the yjgA gene encoding ribosome biogenesis factor YjgA: protein MDEPVSKSQKKREADFLQKMGVKFIDLSLTKLDLLPLPENLYKAIIEAKSIKSHGAKRRQAQLIGKLMRAADYEEILAAYERLLEEDSAVTASFHEVEYWRDRLINEGKEALTAFIEAHQPEDVQHLRQLIKKAVDDQQKEKNTGAAKALFRYLRSSIE from the coding sequence ATGGATGAACCAGTCAGTAAATCACAGAAAAAAAGAGAAGCCGATTTTTTGCAAAAAATGGGTGTAAAATTTATCGACTTAAGTTTGACCAAACTTGATTTACTTCCCCTACCAGAAAATTTATATAAAGCCATTATCGAGGCAAAATCAATTAAAAGTCATGGTGCCAAAAGAAGACAAGCGCAATTAATTGGAAAATTGATGCGTGCCGCCGATTATGAAGAAATTTTGGCTGCTTATGAGCGGCTGCTTGAGGAAGACAGCGCAGTGACAGCATCTTTTCACGAGGTGGAGTATTGGCGTGATCGCTTAATCAACGAGGGTAAAGAAGCCTTAACCGCGTTTATTGAAGCGCATCAACCTGAAGACGTCCAGCACTTAAGACAACTCATTAAAAAAGCAGTTGATGATCAGCAGAAAGAAAAAAATACAGGCGCTGCCAAAGCACTTTTCCGCTATTTGAGGTCATCCATAGAATGA